One genomic window of Hippocampus zosterae strain Florida chromosome 12, ASM2543408v3, whole genome shotgun sequence includes the following:
- the LOC127612185 gene encoding serine/threonine-protein kinase Nek5-like isoform X3, translating into MDDYEVVRPIGEGAFGKAFLVRTKTAHDGDDAPCVVKMINLTKMSSREKEAARKEVALLSNMEHPNIVTFIRSFQDKGSLCIVMEYCDGGDLMMKINMQRGVFFTEPQILAWFVQICLGLKHIHDKKILHRDIKSQNIFLSERGVKVKLGDFGIARMLTHTLELARTCVGTPHYLSPEICESRPYNNKTDIWSLGCVLYELCTLRHPFEGNSLSQLVSKICRGRFNPVPARYSYDLRLLIAQLFKVNPRDRPSVSSILQRPFLNKHALENHNNTPTAHTCKVAPDKKKKCKVAVKKLPIKPEWRGCSPASYMPHRAGQLPQPAAGDATWEHPQKIGQYRQYFARLDAFHGGDVCPPPPLHPPLPPCEPCEDYVAPPVEPYQLVAAAREEYLQRRQEASQYKLRAEKQLGLRPSTAEGCRPSGGCQPREPHQAPPGRKQDDQLEYLRQLELIRQQYRRDMKQMRMRAEAEPPHKPNTFVLDKEAQPSTTHPKEQQQVQPVQDMEAALRKIREENRKQRRELKKKHKNQKGIMFEIRLDDVKDSSEEDEEQEGRLEAERQTVRESRDKKLHDWAKPRRGWSQGPPVTLMEALVHMDVDSGPTLEVEPGEEEEVGRRQWVSGPPKSLLDAMAQVKLTSSTVDSQSPDPEGKDRDEDSDVEMDQERLEPRSDDDDTNFEESDEELREAVSDSVRNLFAAEDDANTEMENPEQAPEGGDPGESSA; encoded by the exons ATGGACGACTATGAGGTGGTGCGTCCGATCGGAGAGGGTGCATTCGGGAAAGCCTTCTTGGTGCGAACCAAAACCGCTCACGACGGTGATGATGCGCCGTGTGTGGTCAAAATGATCAACCTCACAAAG atgTCAAGCAGGGAGAAGGAAGCTGCCAGGAAGGAGGTGGCACTCTTGTCCAACATGGAACATCCCAACATTGTCACCTTCATACGCTCCTTCCAAG aCAAGGGCAGCCTGTGCATCGTTATGGAGTACTGCGATGGAGGtgatctgatgatgaagatcaATATGCAGAGAGGGGTCTTCTTCACTGAGCCGCAG ATCCTGGCCTGGTTTGTTCAGATCTGCTTGGGCCTCAAACACATCCACGACAAGAAGATCCTGCACAGAGATATTAAAAGTCAG AACATTTTCCTGAGTGAgcgaggtgtcaaagtcaaactgGGCGACTTTGGCATCGCAAGGATGTTGACTCA CACGTTGGAGCTGGCCAGGACCTGTGTGGGTACCCCTCACTACCTCTCTCCAGAGATCTGCGAGAGTCGGccctacaacaacaaaac GGATATCTGGTCTCTGGGCTGCGTCCTCTATGAACTCTGCACTCTGAGACATCCA TTTGAGGGCAACAGCCTGAGTCAGCTGGTCAGTAAGATCTGCAGAGGGCGCTTCAACCCTGTGCCCGCTCGTTACTCCTACGATCTCCGCCTGCTCATCGCGCAACTCTTCAAG gtgaACCCTCGCGATCGTCCTTCCGTCAGCTCCATCCTCCAGCGTCCTTTCTTGAACAAACACGCTCTG GAGAATCACAATAACACACCGACTGCTCACACCTGTAAAGTAGCAccag acaagaagaagaagtgcAAAGTGGCAGTAAAGAAACTTCCTATCAAGCCCGAGTGGAGAGGGTGCAGCCCCGCTTCCTACATG CCCCACAGAGCAGGACAGCTTCCTCAGCCTGCGGCAGGAGACGCCACGTGGGAGCACCCCCAAAA GATTGGACAGTACCGGCAATACTTTGCCCGGCTGGATGCCTTCCACGGGGGGGACGTCTGTCCTCCACcacctcttcatcctcctcttcctccctgcGAGCCGTGTGAAGACTACGTCGCTCCTCCGGTTGAGCCTTACCAGCT GGTGGCCGCGGCTCGTGAAGAGTACCTCCAGAGGAGACAGGAGGCCAGCCAGTACAAGCTGAGGGCAGAGAAACAGCTG GGTCTGCGTCCCAGCACGGCGGAGGGCTGCCGGCCGTCCGGCGGATGTCAGCCGCGCGAACCCCACCAAGCACCGCCTGGCAGAAAACAGGACGACCAACTG GAGTACTTGAGGCAGCTGGAGCTGATCAGACAACAATATCGTCGGGATATGAAACAGATGAGAATGAGAGCTGAGGCAGAG CCGCCACACAAACCCAACACGTTTGTGCTGGACAAAGAAGCACAACCTTCGACGACACATCCCAAAGAACAGCAACAAGTTCAACCCGTGCAG GACATGGAAGCGGCTTTGAGGAAGATCAGGGAAGAGAACCGAAAACAGAGGAGGGAACTcaagaagaaacacaagaaccaG AAGGGAATCATGTTTGAGATCCGTCTAGACGACGTGAAGGACTCctcggaggaggatgaggagcagGAGGGGAGACTGGAAGCGGAGCGTCAGACGGTTCGGGAAAGCCGGGATAAAAAGCTGCATGATTGGGCCAAGCCGAGGAGGGGATGGAGCCAGGGACCGCCGGTGactctgatggaggctctggtCCACATGGATGTGGACTCCGGCCCGACGCTGGAAGTTGAGCCAGGT gaggaggaggaagtaggCCGTCGGCAGTGGGTCTCCGGACCCCCCAAGTCCTTATTGGACGCCATGGCCCAGGTCAAGCTTACCTCCTCTACCGTGGACTCGCAGAGTCCAG ACCCTGAAGGGAAGGACCGGGATGAAGACTCGGACGTGGAGATGGATCAGGAGCGCCTGGAGCCCAGGTCGGATGACGACGACAC GAATTTTGAGGAATCGGACGAGGAACTGAGGGAGGCGGTGTCGGACTCCGTGAGGAACTTATTTGCCGCCGAGGACGACGCCAACACGGAGATGGAAAATCCTGAACAAGCACCGGAAGGCGGCGACCCGGGAGAATCCTCAGCATGA
- the LOC127612185 gene encoding serine/threonine-protein kinase Nek5-like isoform X2, with product MDDYEVVRPIGEGAFGKAFLVRTKTAHDGDDAPCVVKMINLTKMSSREKEAARKEVALLSNMEHPNIVTFIRSFQDKGSLCIVMEYCDGGDLMMKINMQRGVFFTEPQILAWFVQICLGLKHIHDKKILHRDIKSQNIFLSERGVKVKLGDFGIARMLTHTLELARTCVGTPHYLSPEICESRPYNNKTDIWSLGCVLYELCTLRHPFEGNSLSQLVSKICRGRFNPVPARYSYDLRLLIAQLFKVNPRDRPSVSSILQRPFLNKHALENHNNTPTAHTCKVAPDKKKKCKVAVKKLPIKPEWRGCSPASYMPHRAGQLPQPAAGDATWEHPQKIGQYRQYFARLDAFHGGDVCPPPPLHPPLPPCEPCEDYVAPPVEPYQLVAAAREEYLQRRQEASQYKLRAEKQLGLRPSTAEGCRPSGGCQPREPHQAPPGRKQDDQLEYLRQLELIRQQYRRDMKQMRMRAEAEPPHKPNTFVLDKEAQPSTTHPKEQQQVQPVQDMEAALRKIREENRKQRRELKKKHKNQKGIMFEIRLDDVKDSSEEDEEQEGRLEAERQTVRESRDKKLHDWAKPRRGWSQGPPVTLMEALVHMDVDSGPTLEVEPGEEEEEVGRRQWVSGPPKSLLDAMAQVKLTSSTVDSQSPDPEGKDRDEDSDVEMDQERLEPRSDDDDTNFEESDEELREAVSDSVRNLFAAEDDANTEMENPEQAPEGGDPGESSA from the exons ATGGACGACTATGAGGTGGTGCGTCCGATCGGAGAGGGTGCATTCGGGAAAGCCTTCTTGGTGCGAACCAAAACCGCTCACGACGGTGATGATGCGCCGTGTGTGGTCAAAATGATCAACCTCACAAAG atgTCAAGCAGGGAGAAGGAAGCTGCCAGGAAGGAGGTGGCACTCTTGTCCAACATGGAACATCCCAACATTGTCACCTTCATACGCTCCTTCCAAG aCAAGGGCAGCCTGTGCATCGTTATGGAGTACTGCGATGGAGGtgatctgatgatgaagatcaATATGCAGAGAGGGGTCTTCTTCACTGAGCCGCAG ATCCTGGCCTGGTTTGTTCAGATCTGCTTGGGCCTCAAACACATCCACGACAAGAAGATCCTGCACAGAGATATTAAAAGTCAG AACATTTTCCTGAGTGAgcgaggtgtcaaagtcaaactgGGCGACTTTGGCATCGCAAGGATGTTGACTCA CACGTTGGAGCTGGCCAGGACCTGTGTGGGTACCCCTCACTACCTCTCTCCAGAGATCTGCGAGAGTCGGccctacaacaacaaaac GGATATCTGGTCTCTGGGCTGCGTCCTCTATGAACTCTGCACTCTGAGACATCCA TTTGAGGGCAACAGCCTGAGTCAGCTGGTCAGTAAGATCTGCAGAGGGCGCTTCAACCCTGTGCCCGCTCGTTACTCCTACGATCTCCGCCTGCTCATCGCGCAACTCTTCAAG gtgaACCCTCGCGATCGTCCTTCCGTCAGCTCCATCCTCCAGCGTCCTTTCTTGAACAAACACGCTCTG GAGAATCACAATAACACACCGACTGCTCACACCTGTAAAGTAGCAccag acaagaagaagaagtgcAAAGTGGCAGTAAAGAAACTTCCTATCAAGCCCGAGTGGAGAGGGTGCAGCCCCGCTTCCTACATG CCCCACAGAGCAGGACAGCTTCCTCAGCCTGCGGCAGGAGACGCCACGTGGGAGCACCCCCAAAA GATTGGACAGTACCGGCAATACTTTGCCCGGCTGGATGCCTTCCACGGGGGGGACGTCTGTCCTCCACcacctcttcatcctcctcttcctccctgcGAGCCGTGTGAAGACTACGTCGCTCCTCCGGTTGAGCCTTACCAGCT GGTGGCCGCGGCTCGTGAAGAGTACCTCCAGAGGAGACAGGAGGCCAGCCAGTACAAGCTGAGGGCAGAGAAACAGCTG GGTCTGCGTCCCAGCACGGCGGAGGGCTGCCGGCCGTCCGGCGGATGTCAGCCGCGCGAACCCCACCAAGCACCGCCTGGCAGAAAACAGGACGACCAACTG GAGTACTTGAGGCAGCTGGAGCTGATCAGACAACAATATCGTCGGGATATGAAACAGATGAGAATGAGAGCTGAGGCAGAG CCGCCACACAAACCCAACACGTTTGTGCTGGACAAAGAAGCACAACCTTCGACGACACATCCCAAAGAACAGCAACAAGTTCAACCCGTGCAG GACATGGAAGCGGCTTTGAGGAAGATCAGGGAAGAGAACCGAAAACAGAGGAGGGAACTcaagaagaaacacaagaaccaG AAGGGAATCATGTTTGAGATCCGTCTAGACGACGTGAAGGACTCctcggaggaggatgaggagcagGAGGGGAGACTGGAAGCGGAGCGTCAGACGGTTCGGGAAAGCCGGGATAAAAAGCTGCATGATTGGGCCAAGCCGAGGAGGGGATGGAGCCAGGGACCGCCGGTGactctgatggaggctctggtCCACATGGATGTGGACTCCGGCCCGACGCTGGAAGTTGAGCCAGGT gaggaggaggaggaagtaggCCGTCGGCAGTGGGTCTCCGGACCCCCCAAGTCCTTATTGGACGCCATGGCCCAGGTCAAGCTTACCTCCTCTACCGTGGACTCGCAGAGTCCAG ACCCTGAAGGGAAGGACCGGGATGAAGACTCGGACGTGGAGATGGATCAGGAGCGCCTGGAGCCCAGGTCGGATGACGACGACAC GAATTTTGAGGAATCGGACGAGGAACTGAGGGAGGCGGTGTCGGACTCCGTGAGGAACTTATTTGCCGCCGAGGACGACGCCAACACGGAGATGGAAAATCCTGAACAAGCACCGGAAGGCGGCGACCCGGGAGAATCCTCAGCATGA
- the LOC127612185 gene encoding serine/threonine-protein kinase Nek5-like isoform X1: MDDYEVVRPIGEGAFGKAFLVRTKTAHDGDDAPCVVKMINLTKMSSREKEAARKEVALLSNMEHPNIVTFIRSFQDKGSLCIVMEYCDGGDLMMKINMQRGVFFTEPQILAWFVQICLGLKHIHDKKILHRDIKSQNIFLSERGVKVKLGDFGIARMLTHTLELARTCVGTPHYLSPEICESRPYNNKTDIWSLGCVLYELCTLRHPFEGNSLSQLVSKICRGRFNPVPARYSYDLRLLIAQLFKVNPRDRPSVSSILQRPFLNKHALENHNNTPTAHTCKVAPDKKKKCKVAVKKLPIKPEWRGCSPASYMPHRAGQLPQPAAGDATWEHPQKIGQYRQYFARLDAFHGGDVCPPPPLHPPLPPCEPCEDYVAPPVEPYQLVAAAREEYLQRRQEASQYKLRAEKQLGLRPSTAEGCRPSGGCQPREPHQAPPGRKQDDQLEYLRQLELIRQQYRRDMKQMRMRAEAEPPHKPNTFVLDKEAQPSTTHPKEQQQVQPVQDMEAALRKIREENRKQRRELKKKHKNQKGIMFEIRLDDVKDSSEEDEEQEGRLEAERQTVRESRDKKLHDWAKPRRGWSQGPPVTLMEALVHMDVDSGPTLEVEPGEEEEEEEVGRRQWVSGPPKSLLDAMAQVKLTSSTVDSQSPDPEGKDRDEDSDVEMDQERLEPRSDDDDTNFEESDEELREAVSDSVRNLFAAEDDANTEMENPEQAPEGGDPGESSA, translated from the exons ATGGACGACTATGAGGTGGTGCGTCCGATCGGAGAGGGTGCATTCGGGAAAGCCTTCTTGGTGCGAACCAAAACCGCTCACGACGGTGATGATGCGCCGTGTGTGGTCAAAATGATCAACCTCACAAAG atgTCAAGCAGGGAGAAGGAAGCTGCCAGGAAGGAGGTGGCACTCTTGTCCAACATGGAACATCCCAACATTGTCACCTTCATACGCTCCTTCCAAG aCAAGGGCAGCCTGTGCATCGTTATGGAGTACTGCGATGGAGGtgatctgatgatgaagatcaATATGCAGAGAGGGGTCTTCTTCACTGAGCCGCAG ATCCTGGCCTGGTTTGTTCAGATCTGCTTGGGCCTCAAACACATCCACGACAAGAAGATCCTGCACAGAGATATTAAAAGTCAG AACATTTTCCTGAGTGAgcgaggtgtcaaagtcaaactgGGCGACTTTGGCATCGCAAGGATGTTGACTCA CACGTTGGAGCTGGCCAGGACCTGTGTGGGTACCCCTCACTACCTCTCTCCAGAGATCTGCGAGAGTCGGccctacaacaacaaaac GGATATCTGGTCTCTGGGCTGCGTCCTCTATGAACTCTGCACTCTGAGACATCCA TTTGAGGGCAACAGCCTGAGTCAGCTGGTCAGTAAGATCTGCAGAGGGCGCTTCAACCCTGTGCCCGCTCGTTACTCCTACGATCTCCGCCTGCTCATCGCGCAACTCTTCAAG gtgaACCCTCGCGATCGTCCTTCCGTCAGCTCCATCCTCCAGCGTCCTTTCTTGAACAAACACGCTCTG GAGAATCACAATAACACACCGACTGCTCACACCTGTAAAGTAGCAccag acaagaagaagaagtgcAAAGTGGCAGTAAAGAAACTTCCTATCAAGCCCGAGTGGAGAGGGTGCAGCCCCGCTTCCTACATG CCCCACAGAGCAGGACAGCTTCCTCAGCCTGCGGCAGGAGACGCCACGTGGGAGCACCCCCAAAA GATTGGACAGTACCGGCAATACTTTGCCCGGCTGGATGCCTTCCACGGGGGGGACGTCTGTCCTCCACcacctcttcatcctcctcttcctccctgcGAGCCGTGTGAAGACTACGTCGCTCCTCCGGTTGAGCCTTACCAGCT GGTGGCCGCGGCTCGTGAAGAGTACCTCCAGAGGAGACAGGAGGCCAGCCAGTACAAGCTGAGGGCAGAGAAACAGCTG GGTCTGCGTCCCAGCACGGCGGAGGGCTGCCGGCCGTCCGGCGGATGTCAGCCGCGCGAACCCCACCAAGCACCGCCTGGCAGAAAACAGGACGACCAACTG GAGTACTTGAGGCAGCTGGAGCTGATCAGACAACAATATCGTCGGGATATGAAACAGATGAGAATGAGAGCTGAGGCAGAG CCGCCACACAAACCCAACACGTTTGTGCTGGACAAAGAAGCACAACCTTCGACGACACATCCCAAAGAACAGCAACAAGTTCAACCCGTGCAG GACATGGAAGCGGCTTTGAGGAAGATCAGGGAAGAGAACCGAAAACAGAGGAGGGAACTcaagaagaaacacaagaaccaG AAGGGAATCATGTTTGAGATCCGTCTAGACGACGTGAAGGACTCctcggaggaggatgaggagcagGAGGGGAGACTGGAAGCGGAGCGTCAGACGGTTCGGGAAAGCCGGGATAAAAAGCTGCATGATTGGGCCAAGCCGAGGAGGGGATGGAGCCAGGGACCGCCGGTGactctgatggaggctctggtCCACATGGATGTGGACTCCGGCCCGACGCTGGAAGTTGAGCCAG gtgaggaggaggaggaggaggaagtaggCCGTCGGCAGTGGGTCTCCGGACCCCCCAAGTCCTTATTGGACGCCATGGCCCAGGTCAAGCTTACCTCCTCTACCGTGGACTCGCAGAGTCCAG ACCCTGAAGGGAAGGACCGGGATGAAGACTCGGACGTGGAGATGGATCAGGAGCGCCTGGAGCCCAGGTCGGATGACGACGACAC GAATTTTGAGGAATCGGACGAGGAACTGAGGGAGGCGGTGTCGGACTCCGTGAGGAACTTATTTGCCGCCGAGGACGACGCCAACACGGAGATGGAAAATCCTGAACAAGCACCGGAAGGCGGCGACCCGGGAGAATCCTCAGCATGA
- the LOC127612185 gene encoding serine/threonine-protein kinase Nek5-like isoform X4, whose protein sequence is MDDYEVVRPIGEGAFGKAFLMSSREKEAARKEVALLSNMEHPNIVTFIRSFQDKGSLCIVMEYCDGGDLMMKINMQRGVFFTEPQILAWFVQICLGLKHIHDKKILHRDIKSQNIFLSERGVKVKLGDFGIARMLTHTLELARTCVGTPHYLSPEICESRPYNNKTDIWSLGCVLYELCTLRHPFEGNSLSQLVSKICRGRFNPVPARYSYDLRLLIAQLFKVNPRDRPSVSSILQRPFLNKHALENHNNTPTAHTCKVAPDKKKKCKVAVKKLPIKPEWRGCSPASYMPHRAGQLPQPAAGDATWEHPQKIGQYRQYFARLDAFHGGDVCPPPPLHPPLPPCEPCEDYVAPPVEPYQLVAAAREEYLQRRQEASQYKLRAEKQLGLRPSTAEGCRPSGGCQPREPHQAPPGRKQDDQLEYLRQLELIRQQYRRDMKQMRMRAEAEPPHKPNTFVLDKEAQPSTTHPKEQQQVQPVQDMEAALRKIREENRKQRRELKKKHKNQKGIMFEIRLDDVKDSSEEDEEQEGRLEAERQTVRESRDKKLHDWAKPRRGWSQGPPVTLMEALVHMDVDSGPTLEVEPGEEEEEEEVGRRQWVSGPPKSLLDAMAQVKLTSSTVDSQSPDPEGKDRDEDSDVEMDQERLEPRSDDDDTNFEESDEELREAVSDSVRNLFAAEDDANTEMENPEQAPEGGDPGESSA, encoded by the exons ATGGACGACTATGAGGTGGTGCGTCCGATCGGAGAGGGTGCATTCGGGAAAGCCTTCTTG atgTCAAGCAGGGAGAAGGAAGCTGCCAGGAAGGAGGTGGCACTCTTGTCCAACATGGAACATCCCAACATTGTCACCTTCATACGCTCCTTCCAAG aCAAGGGCAGCCTGTGCATCGTTATGGAGTACTGCGATGGAGGtgatctgatgatgaagatcaATATGCAGAGAGGGGTCTTCTTCACTGAGCCGCAG ATCCTGGCCTGGTTTGTTCAGATCTGCTTGGGCCTCAAACACATCCACGACAAGAAGATCCTGCACAGAGATATTAAAAGTCAG AACATTTTCCTGAGTGAgcgaggtgtcaaagtcaaactgGGCGACTTTGGCATCGCAAGGATGTTGACTCA CACGTTGGAGCTGGCCAGGACCTGTGTGGGTACCCCTCACTACCTCTCTCCAGAGATCTGCGAGAGTCGGccctacaacaacaaaac GGATATCTGGTCTCTGGGCTGCGTCCTCTATGAACTCTGCACTCTGAGACATCCA TTTGAGGGCAACAGCCTGAGTCAGCTGGTCAGTAAGATCTGCAGAGGGCGCTTCAACCCTGTGCCCGCTCGTTACTCCTACGATCTCCGCCTGCTCATCGCGCAACTCTTCAAG gtgaACCCTCGCGATCGTCCTTCCGTCAGCTCCATCCTCCAGCGTCCTTTCTTGAACAAACACGCTCTG GAGAATCACAATAACACACCGACTGCTCACACCTGTAAAGTAGCAccag acaagaagaagaagtgcAAAGTGGCAGTAAAGAAACTTCCTATCAAGCCCGAGTGGAGAGGGTGCAGCCCCGCTTCCTACATG CCCCACAGAGCAGGACAGCTTCCTCAGCCTGCGGCAGGAGACGCCACGTGGGAGCACCCCCAAAA GATTGGACAGTACCGGCAATACTTTGCCCGGCTGGATGCCTTCCACGGGGGGGACGTCTGTCCTCCACcacctcttcatcctcctcttcctccctgcGAGCCGTGTGAAGACTACGTCGCTCCTCCGGTTGAGCCTTACCAGCT GGTGGCCGCGGCTCGTGAAGAGTACCTCCAGAGGAGACAGGAGGCCAGCCAGTACAAGCTGAGGGCAGAGAAACAGCTG GGTCTGCGTCCCAGCACGGCGGAGGGCTGCCGGCCGTCCGGCGGATGTCAGCCGCGCGAACCCCACCAAGCACCGCCTGGCAGAAAACAGGACGACCAACTG GAGTACTTGAGGCAGCTGGAGCTGATCAGACAACAATATCGTCGGGATATGAAACAGATGAGAATGAGAGCTGAGGCAGAG CCGCCACACAAACCCAACACGTTTGTGCTGGACAAAGAAGCACAACCTTCGACGACACATCCCAAAGAACAGCAACAAGTTCAACCCGTGCAG GACATGGAAGCGGCTTTGAGGAAGATCAGGGAAGAGAACCGAAAACAGAGGAGGGAACTcaagaagaaacacaagaaccaG AAGGGAATCATGTTTGAGATCCGTCTAGACGACGTGAAGGACTCctcggaggaggatgaggagcagGAGGGGAGACTGGAAGCGGAGCGTCAGACGGTTCGGGAAAGCCGGGATAAAAAGCTGCATGATTGGGCCAAGCCGAGGAGGGGATGGAGCCAGGGACCGCCGGTGactctgatggaggctctggtCCACATGGATGTGGACTCCGGCCCGACGCTGGAAGTTGAGCCAG gtgaggaggaggaggaggaggaagtaggCCGTCGGCAGTGGGTCTCCGGACCCCCCAAGTCCTTATTGGACGCCATGGCCCAGGTCAAGCTTACCTCCTCTACCGTGGACTCGCAGAGTCCAG ACCCTGAAGGGAAGGACCGGGATGAAGACTCGGACGTGGAGATGGATCAGGAGCGCCTGGAGCCCAGGTCGGATGACGACGACAC GAATTTTGAGGAATCGGACGAGGAACTGAGGGAGGCGGTGTCGGACTCCGTGAGGAACTTATTTGCCGCCGAGGACGACGCCAACACGGAGATGGAAAATCCTGAACAAGCACCGGAAGGCGGCGACCCGGGAGAATCCTCAGCATGA